A region of Flocculibacter collagenilyticus DNA encodes the following proteins:
- a CDS encoding DUF3192 domain-containing protein: MKKYPALLLSLPLVFSLSGCVVAVNDDFRGDHHSSWEETQESNRKVIAGLNGNESVEQIQDKLGVADFSELHEYQGNTVKVLFYRTHKHKSDGRTTKEECTPLVFKEGRLVGWGEKAYSRL; this comes from the coding sequence ATGAAAAAGTATCCCGCTCTATTGCTTTCACTACCACTCGTATTCTCACTTTCAGGCTGTGTTGTTGCGGTTAATGATGACTTTAGAGGCGATCATCATTCTTCTTGGGAGGAAACTCAAGAATCTAATCGTAAAGTTATTGCAGGTTTAAATGGCAATGAGTCAGTTGAACAAATTCAAGACAAATTAGGTGTTGCAGACTTTAGTGAGCTTCATGAATACCAAGGAAATACAGTAAAAGTACTTTTCTACCGTACTCACAAGCATAAATCAGACGGTAGAACGACTAAAGAAGAGTGTACACCATTAGTATTTAAAGAAGGGCGTTTAGTAGGCTGGGGAGAGAAAGCGTACAGCCGCCTATAA
- a CDS encoding DUF2789 domain-containing protein translates to MDTFTHDIPHLFQQLGMEHDADSIKEFCKNHRLPNGVAIEDASFWNPSQAAFLRESKLEDADWAESVDTLDTMLR, encoded by the coding sequence GGATACATTTACGCACGATATTCCTCACTTATTTCAACAGTTAGGAATGGAGCACGATGCGGATTCGATCAAAGAATTTTGTAAAAACCACCGCTTACCTAATGGGGTGGCCATTGAAGACGCCAGTTTTTGGAATCCATCTCAAGCTGCATTTTTGCGTGAAAGCAAACTGGAAGATGCAGACTGGGCTGAAAGTGTAGACACCCTAGACACCATGCTGCGTTAA